CTGCGCCGTCATAAGAAAGGTATGGGTGCAAAATCGAGCATCGTCCTCCTTGCTGTGTCATTCGTGGGTTGTGGCACGCCGGGAAGTATAGAGTCCCGGTGTCACATCTGGGTTACAGCCTGTGCTTCAGATCAACGGGGAGACAGGGAGGGGGTGACGCCTTCCGAACTCTGTACAGCCCGTTCAGTCCCGTGACTCCCAGATGGCCTGTCCAGCCCTACGTCTACCGCGCCGTCCACCCCAGATCCAAGTCCAGCACCGCGCCGGTCATGCCCCAGGCGGCGGGGCTGGCGACATAGCTGGCGAGAGCGGCGATATCCTCGGGGTTGAGCAGTTGTTTGATGGCCGCGCTTTCGAGCATCACCCGCTGCTCCACTTCCTCAACACTGATGCCGCGCGTGCGGGCCTGATCAGCCATCTGGCCCGTGACCAGCGGCGTCCGCACGTAACCGGGGCAGATGGCGTTGACCGTCAAGCCCTGCTCGCCTGCCTCCAGCGCCGCCGTGCGCGTCAGGCCAATCAGCCCGTGCTTGGCGCTGACATAAGCGCTCTTGAAGGGGCTGGCGACATGGCCGTGAATGCTGGATACATTGATGATGCGGCCCTGCCCGCTGCGAATCAGAGACGGCCAGGCGTACTTGGACAGCAAAAAAGGCGCGGTCAGCATCACGCGCAGCATGGCGTCCCAAGTGTCTTCGGGGAAATCGGCCACTGGGGCAATGTGTTGAAAGCCCGCGTTGTTGACCAGCACGTCCAGCCCGCCCAGCGCGGCCACCGTCTCATCTACGGCGCGGCGACAATCCTCACGCTGTCCCAGGTCTGCTCTTATAAAGGTCAGGCCGTGTTCGGCGGCGATGTCGCGTGCCCCAGGCCGGTCTAGATCGAGGACGGCCACCTGCATTCCATCCGCCTGAAATCTGCGGGCGATGGCGAGTCCGATGCCGCCCGTGCCGCCCGTGACCAGCGCGGTTCTATGTTCTGGTGAACTGGGTTCTTTTGGAGTTGTCATGCCTGGAGTGTAAAGGGGAAGCGTTACCGGAGCATTCTGGGCGCAGGTTCTGATGTGTCTCCGCCGAGCGCCCGTGTGTTCGGCAGCGGCTTCAATCCCAGCTCACCCAGGGCGCTGCGAAGCTGTTCATAGACGCGGCGGGCGGCGGCGGCGTTGCCGCGTGCGTGCCAAGCCCGCATCAGGGTGTGGGCGGCGCTCTCGTGGGCCGCGTCCAGAGTGAGGGCACGTTCGGCGGCGCGAATAGCGTTCCCAAACTCCCCGACATTCAGCGCGTATTCGGCCTCGGCGGCCAGGGCTTCGGGCAATCGGGCCGCGTAACGCTGGGCTTCTTGCTGCACGTCGTCCAGATCGGAGTCGGCCACCTGACTGGGCAAAGTCAGCAGGCCCTCCAGTCGCCCTGCTTTTCCAGTCTGCGCGTCCAACAGGGCGCGGGCCGCGTGCAGATCAACGCGCAGATCGGAACCGATTTTCAGGCGAATCCAGTCACCGCGTTCCAGAAACACGCCGCTGACCGCCCCCTCCTCCAGTACCTGACCCAGCGCATGGAGGGTCACGCGAAAGTTGCGTTCGCCCACGCCAGGATCGGCTCCCGGAAACAGCGCTTCCTGGGCCGTCTCACGCGGTAGGCCAGCGTCATGCACTGACAGAAGCGCCAGCAGATCACGCGCTCTGACCCGGCCCCATTCGCGCCCCCTCGTCTCATGGCTGCGCGTGACCGACACACGGCCCAACACAGCAATCTGAACGGAGAAACCGGGCGTCTGATCGGGATGGGGCAGCTCTGAGTAACCCAGCTCGCGGGCAATGGGCAGCAGAGCTACTTGAAGTTCGGGCTGCGCCTGCGCCAACTGCGCCAGCAGCCGCGCCCGCCCAGATAAATCAGAGACCGGAGAGAACAGGCAGCGCCGAGTCAGCAGGAAAGGATAACGCGCCGCTGCCTGCGCTGCCTCCAAACCCCCACCGCTACCCGCTGCGAAACGGGCCAGCGCCACGCAGGCCAGGCCAAAGGCGTCGCCACAAATCTGGAAGGCAGCGAAGGCCGAGTCCAGTCCAGACGCGTCCACTCCCCCGCCCTCCTGTATGCCCAGCGCCGCCGCCAGATGCAGCAGGCCCGCCATGTACCCGTCACCGCCAGTCTGGGCCAGCGCCTCGGTTTTCAGCACCGTGGCCCGCGCCGGGTCACCCGCCCGGCCTACCAGCGCGGCCAGGCCCATCAGCGGCTCCACACGCAGGCGGCCCGAAACGTGCTGCGCCAGCGTCAGAGCCTGTTCGTAGGAGGCCCGCGCACCATCCAGATCGCCCGCCGTCATCCCGGCATGACCCAGCCGCGCCAGCGCCAATGAGCGCACAAATGGGCTTTCTAGGCGTTCACCCTCAGCCAGTCCGGCGCGGGCGTGTTCGGCGGCCAGGGCTGACTCTCCGCACAGTGCCGAGACGAAAGCGGCCAGCAGCAAGCCCTCGCGGTGGTTCTGGGCCGCCCGGGTGCCGCCCGCCTCGCCGCGTGCCGCGGCCAGCGCCAGCTCGAGCGCCCGCCCAAGATCGCCGCACCTCAGGGCTGCCCGCGCTCCGTTCGCCAGCTCCGGTTCTAACGCCAGCGCCTCGGGCAGCCGCCCGGCATTCAGCAGATTCTCAGCCCACATGCGCCGCAGCGTCTGCGAGTCAGGGTTCAGGGTTGCCGCCACCTCCAGCGCCTCCCACGCCCCGTCTGGCTGCACGGTATCCAGCGCCACCTGCACCTGCCCCAGCGCCCGCAAGAGGGGTGTGGCCTGTTCATATTCGGCCACCGCCTCGCCGTACCGCGACGAGAGGCGCAGGGCGTCGCCCGCCAGCGCATGCAGTTCAGGCGTCCAGACCGTGCGCGGCATTCTTCCCAGACTGCGCTCAATCAGTCCGGCCCGCCCCTGATCCAGCCAGCCTGCTCCGTGCACCGAGAGCAGCGACGCCGCCCGCGCCGTGTCGCCCGACAAGAGATGAGCCGCCAGCGCCCGGCGGGGCCGTCCGGTACGCTCAAAATACGCCGCCCCGCGCGAGGCCAGAACCTGAATCTCGGCCTCCGGCAAGCCCGCCCGCAGATGGGCGCGGAGCAGTGGATGGGCGCGGTAAACGCTCCCCTCTGAAGCGCTCAGATGTTCTGAACGGGTGAGAAAAGTGCCGCCGTTCGCCAATGTCTCTAGCAGCGCCGCGCCGTTCGGCTCGTCCAGCACGGCGCGGGCGAGTTCGGGGGTCAGCTCTTCAAACAAGCTGCCGCGTGTCAACACGCCGCGCAGAGCCGGCTCCAGCGGTCCCAGCACCTCGGAGGCCAGGTAGGCAAACAGCGTTCCCAGTTGCGCCTCGCCGCCGTCCAGATCGGCCAGGGTGGTCAGTTGAACGCGTCCCTGCGCCGCCGCCTGGGCCAGAAAACGCACGGCGATGGGCCAGCCCTCGGTCACGGTGTGGGCCAGCCGCAACTCCGCGTCGGTGGGATTCAGGCCACTGGCGCGCAGCAGCGCCCCCACCTCTTGCCGGGTGAAGGCCAGCTCAGACGTTCCCAGCCGCACGACCTCGCCTGCTGCGTCCAGCCGGGCCAGTTCCGGCAGTGCGAGCGGCACGCGTGACAGTAGTGCCAGCCGGCCAGCCGTAGTGCCGGGGAGGCCGCCGCTGAGCAACTCGCGCAGAAGGTCCCCGACAGGTGCGCCACTTAAATACTGCGCTTCATCCAATACCAGCAGACCCCCGCAGGCATCCAGCAAATCTGCCATGCGTGCGGCCACACGGCGGGGAGAAGCTCCGGCGTCCAGCAGTTCGGCCACTGCCGCGCCACCCGGTAAATTCTCGGCGGCCAGCGCCAGTCCGGCGGCAAGTACCTGCGGGTCAGCGTCGTCGGCGTCCAGGGTCAGCCAAGCATGCGCTCCCACGGCCAGACTCGCCGCCAGCGCAGTGGTCTTGCCGTAGCCTGCCGGGGCCACCAGCAGCAGCACCCGGGCAGTGTCCATCACCGCCTGAAGGCGGGGCCGGGCCAGCGCCCCACGCACCGCTGGTACCCGCGCCCGTCGCCGCGAAGTCAGGTCACGCCAGGTGAGGGTCATGGGCGAATGCTAGCAGGATGCCGCTGACGGAATCTAACAGCCCGGTGATTGAACGGCTGGTGGCAATCCGCTCGTCTGGGGTGTAGTCAGCCGTCAGCCGTACCAACCCTCACAGCGCCAGATACGCCTCGCGCACGCTGGGATCGGCCAGCAACGCCGCGCCGGTGCCTTCCTTGACCACTTCGCCGTTTTCCAGCACATAGGCCCGCTGCGCCAATTTGAGGCTCAGGCCCACGTTCTGTTCCACCAGCAGCACGCTGACGCCCTCGGCGTGGACGGCTTTGAGCGCTCCAAATACCGTCTGGGTCATCAAAGGTGAGAGGCCCAGGCTGGGTTCGTCCACCACCAGCACGCTGGGACGGCCCATTAACGCGCGGCCCACCGCTACCATCTGCTGCTCGCCGCCCGACAGGGTTCCGGCCAGT
The Deinococcus detaillensis DNA segment above includes these coding regions:
- a CDS encoding 3-hydroxybutyrate dehydrogenase yields the protein MTTPKEPSSPEHRTALVTGGTGGIGLAIARRFQADGMQVAVLDLDRPGARDIAAEHGLTFIRADLGQREDCRRAVDETVAALGGLDVLVNNAGFQHIAPVADFPEDTWDAMLRVMLTAPFLLSKYAWPSLIRSGQGRIINVSSIHGHVASPFKSAYVSAKHGLIGLTRTAALEAGEQGLTVNAICPGYVRTPLVTGQMADQARTRGISVEEVEQRVMLESAAIKQLLNPEDIAALASYVASPAAWGMTGAVLDLDLGWTAR
- a CDS encoding BTAD domain-containing putative transcriptional regulator, which gives rise to MTLTWRDLTSRRRARVPAVRGALARPRLQAVMDTARVLLLVAPAGYGKTTALAASLAVGAHAWLTLDADDADPQVLAAGLALAAENLPGGAAVAELLDAGASPRRVAARMADLLDACGGLLVLDEAQYLSGAPVGDLLRELLSGGLPGTTAGRLALLSRVPLALPELARLDAAGEVVRLGTSELAFTRQEVGALLRASGLNPTDAELRLAHTVTEGWPIAVRFLAQAAAQGRVQLTTLADLDGGEAQLGTLFAYLASEVLGPLEPALRGVLTRGSLFEELTPELARAVLDEPNGAALLETLANGGTFLTRSEHLSASEGSVYRAHPLLRAHLRAGLPEAEIQVLASRGAAYFERTGRPRRALAAHLLSGDTARAASLLSVHGAGWLDQGRAGLIERSLGRMPRTVWTPELHALAGDALRLSSRYGEAVAEYEQATPLLRALGQVQVALDTVQPDGAWEALEVAATLNPDSQTLRRMWAENLLNAGRLPEALALEPELANGARAALRCGDLGRALELALAAARGEAGGTRAAQNHREGLLLAAFVSALCGESALAAEHARAGLAEGERLESPFVRSLALARLGHAGMTAGDLDGARASYEQALTLAQHVSGRLRVEPLMGLAALVGRAGDPARATVLKTEALAQTGGDGYMAGLLHLAAALGIQEGGGVDASGLDSAFAAFQICGDAFGLACVALARFAAGSGGGLEAAQAAARYPFLLTRRCLFSPVSDLSGRARLLAQLAQAQPELQVALLPIARELGYSELPHPDQTPGFSVQIAVLGRVSVTRSHETRGREWGRVRARDLLALLSVHDAGLPRETAQEALFPGADPGVGERNFRVTLHALGQVLEEGAVSGVFLERGDWIRLKIGSDLRVDLHAARALLDAQTGKAGRLEGLLTLPSQVADSDLDDVQQEAQRYAARLPEALAAEAEYALNVGEFGNAIRAAERALTLDAAHESAAHTLMRAWHARGNAAAARRVYEQLRSALGELGLKPLPNTRALGGDTSEPAPRMLR